The Branchiostoma lanceolatum isolate klBraLanc5 chromosome 1, klBraLanc5.hap2, whole genome shotgun sequence genomic sequence TCTTGTGGTTCTCATCAGTTTGGTACCTGCTCTGCTGTTGTTCAAGTTTTCCTTTCTTGCGGTTCTCATCTGTGTGGTACCTGGTCTgttgttgttcaagtttttccatCCTGTGGTTCTCATCAGTGTGGTACCTTGTCTTTTCTTGTGCAACTTTCTGCTTCTTGTGGCTCTCATCTGTGTGGTACCTGGTCTGTAgttgttcaagtttttccatCCTGTGATTCTCATCAGTTTGGTACCTGGTCTGTTTTTGGctattttttctctttctgtggACCTCATCACTCTGATATCTAACATTTGCTTGGAGCTTTTTACACTTCTTGTACTCCTCATCATGGGCATAACGATTGGCCTTCCGCAAGCGGTCTGCTGCAAGGAACTGCTCTGCTTGTTCTGCTTTTGCTTTTTGCATGTGGCGATAGTGTTGAAACCTTGACATATTCCTCGACTGCTCTAAGCTCATTACATCTGTGACAATGTCATAGTGATTTCTATCTGTATTCCGAAGATAGATACCAGAGCTATACCCACCATCTGTGTCCTCTCTTACGATTCCTGTTGGAGAAAATTTCATCCATCTCCACCCCTCCCTTGTACCACAGTAACTATAGACAAAGATAGGTCTTCTAAGCATTGAAGCCATGCAGTAGATTTCAATATCAGTTGCCCATGTACCATCAAAATGCATTTGACTGGTTACTATGTAATCAGTCATGGACAGTCCTGTAGGAAGGAAAAGCCTGCAAAAAGCATGAGGTAGTATCTGCATGTGTGCAACTAACAATGACCTGAGCGCAAGATGGTATTCCTCAATTCCAAACACTGCATATGAGATTGCTTTGAAAAAACAATTCCCCAATCCCCCAATACTTTTCACATTGAATGGACACTCTAGGGGAACGCTATTTTGTCCAGGGGGCAAGGGGGACTCATGCAACGCTGCAACAGGAATGCCCAACTGACCTGATAATGTGAACTGGTCAGTCTGAGTCAAAGGGGAAAACACAAACCCTCCACCAGCATTTGCTCCTGTCTCCTGCACATCTGGGGACCACTGCCTTTGCTGGCCTTCGTTTCCCTTTGATGCCTTCCTAGAATGGCACGAGTGTACACTAATTCAGAAACGTGATAATTAAGTATCTACAAACTCAAAGCCCTGGATCTTGTGGAGGACTTCTGGCATTCAAAAGCAATTCACACCTACTAAAATGAACATTGTACATAAGTTAAATTGATGTTAAACAGTAGTCGAACGTGCCCCAAAACCACCCaggggatttttgaaaaaaaggtatttttgaaCAGGCAGTCTTATCTTCACTCTCAACATGACAGAGACAATCGGTTCCAATTTCCAAGTTGTACTGATCCCAACAAATTGCAAATCACTGAACATATTTGATAACGATAATGTTCAAGATTCATCTTGTAACATATGAACCAATATATTGCAAAGTACTCTATCTAACACTAACAGGATAAAGAGCTCTGATTTCTGATAACAGGATAAAGCTGATTTAGGATAAAGCTGATTTCTGATTTTCACCTTTCCTTGGGTCCAGGATTCTCCTCCACATCCCCCGCTAGCTTCAGCATTAGTTGTGACATCACCAGCCACACTAGCAAACATGACGCCTCTGCCCAACAGTGCAGTGAGTCAAATCCAGGGTTGCTGAAGCAGCCTATCCGCGCCCTGTATGTGGCCAGGTCAACCCCCATCCTGCTTGCCACAGGTCAGCTATGGAATGAAGGCATGAAATTAAAATTGTGCACACATTTCCATATTGAAAAGTTTTGtcaaataggaatacctttcctCTGAATGGTCCTCAGCCTGGTAAACAAAAATTACCTACTAGTAAAGGAGTGATTTATACCTCATTACAGCCACCTGTACCTAATCCcctaaatgataataaaaattgggtacacaaaagtgcacatgcaccctgtATTTTGAGCCCCAAAAAAACTTACAAGCAATTGCCAAGATGTTCCCGAAAGATTTCTCAGGAAGTTACTGACAATGACAATTTTCctatcaataagaattttcttgcACTAGGGACAGGATAATCTTGGGAATAATACCGCATGATCTTATTAAATAACATTGTAATCACATGCCTGGTGATTGTCTCGGAAAATGGTTAAAAAGTGAGACAGTCTTTTACTCTTGATAGCAAGACCAATGGACTATTGAATGGATGGTTACCACAAAAATATACTTGCATACAATACGAATATCGAACCAAGTTCTTTTACCAAAATTTCTCTGTTCTACGATCCAAGGACATAAATTTGTACTTGCTAGATCTAGAAATTACTCAAGACCCTGACG encodes the following:
- the LOC136437861 gene encoding uncharacterized protein isoform X1, producing MGVDLATYRARIGCFSNPGFDSLHCWAEASCLLVWLVMSQLMLKLAGDVEENPGPKERKASKGNEGQQRQWSPDVQETGANAGGGYCGTREGWRWMKFSPTGIVREDTDGDHSSVRRAP
- the LOC136437861 gene encoding uncharacterized protein isoform X2, whose product is MGVDLATYRARIGCFSNPGFDSLHCWAEASCLLVWLVMSQLMLKLAGDVEENPGPKERKASKGNEGQQRQWSPDVQETGANAGGGFVFSPLTQTDQFTLSGDHSSVRRAP